The proteins below come from a single Rhodococcus sp. WMMA185 genomic window:
- a CDS encoding MFS transporter, with protein MSTNSGDAERGIAKENPNPPPTGSVYAPPTEMPSVPVLAAFGFAQLTLFIALLGPVMLSMGIKLISLVGEDDAPQATGLVLGVGAIAAIAANPMFGYISDRTTGPWGRRRPWMIIGIVGLAVALLAIALANSVWVLIVGWFVAQIFANASFSAYLATIADQIPSRRHATISGYTNIAQNLGILASTYVASLLETNMLALFMVPAILGVVGMGIYAILLPDKPLLVKPPPMGARALIHMFWVNPRKHPDFAWVFLSRLLFLIGLFMFTTFRLFWMQDRVGLDLSAATRAVATGVTIYTAFLLGTTLFAGMIADKFNRRKAPVFISTMISAVGTLALIGVTTVTGFYIVEVVLGIAYGIYYSTDFALVLAVLPDPDNPAKDLGVFNIANTVPQSLAPLIGALMLDIGSGGQNYTMLLLVATAMVALGAMAIVPIKSVR; from the coding sequence ATGTCAACAAATTCTGGTGACGCCGAGCGAGGAATCGCGAAAGAAAATCCTAATCCGCCACCGACCGGCTCGGTGTACGCTCCCCCGACGGAGATGCCTTCGGTTCCAGTGCTGGCAGCCTTCGGGTTCGCACAGCTCACGCTGTTCATAGCGCTGCTCGGACCGGTGATGCTGAGTATGGGCATCAAGCTGATCTCCCTGGTCGGCGAAGATGATGCGCCGCAGGCCACAGGGTTGGTACTGGGCGTCGGAGCGATCGCCGCAATTGCCGCCAATCCCATGTTCGGATATATCTCGGACCGAACGACCGGGCCGTGGGGAAGACGACGGCCATGGATGATCATAGGAATCGTGGGGCTGGCAGTGGCTCTGCTGGCCATCGCGCTCGCCAATAGCGTCTGGGTACTCATTGTCGGCTGGTTCGTGGCACAGATTTTCGCGAACGCATCCTTTTCGGCCTACCTGGCAACCATCGCCGATCAGATCCCGTCCCGCAGGCACGCCACCATCTCCGGATACACGAACATCGCGCAGAACCTCGGAATCCTCGCCTCGACGTACGTCGCCAGCCTGCTGGAGACGAACATGCTGGCGTTGTTCATGGTGCCGGCCATCCTCGGTGTGGTCGGAATGGGCATCTACGCAATCTTGCTCCCGGACAAACCGCTCTTGGTCAAGCCACCGCCGATGGGCGCTCGCGCACTGATCCATATGTTCTGGGTGAATCCGCGCAAGCATCCGGACTTCGCGTGGGTGTTCCTCTCACGCTTGCTATTCCTGATCGGCTTGTTCATGTTCACCACGTTCCGGCTGTTCTGGATGCAGGACCGCGTCGGCCTCGACCTGAGTGCAGCTACCAGAGCCGTCGCAACCGGGGTAACCATCTACACCGCCTTCCTCCTGGGGACGACCCTGTTCGCCGGCATGATCGCCGACAAATTCAATCGTCGCAAGGCGCCGGTGTTCATCTCGACGATGATCTCCGCCGTCGGCACCCTCGCCTTGATCGGCGTCACCACCGTAACGGGCTTCTACATAGTCGAGGTAGTACTCGGCATCGCCTACGGGATTTACTACTCCACCGATTTCGCTCTCGTGCTTGCCGTGCTACCCGACCCGGACAACCCTGCAAAGGATCTCGGCGTATTCAACATCGCGAACACCGTCCCGCAGTCACTCGCACCGCTGATCGGCGCGCTGATGCTCGACATCGGCAGCGGCGGGCAGAACTACACCATGCTGCTTCTCGTCGCGACAGCAATGGTGGCCTTGGGAGCGATGGCAATCGTTCCCATCAAATCGGTGCGGTGA
- a CDS encoding glycoside hydrolase family 3 protein, translated as MDSHSPKPVDTRSETPNHTDLIAKLDLRSKVRLLTGATTFTTAAEDSIGLGEVRLSDGPTGVRGLDSSGVRQVALFPNATVLASSWDTGLLYETGRILAEEALAQQIHVVLGPTINLHRSPLGGRIFEAYSEDPLLTGNLATAYVRGMQDTGVGACLKHLIANESETQRHTMNSVVDEATLRELYLLPFEIAVAESDPWSIMAAYNNINGVAATEQVHVNTEITKGEWNYSGLIMSDWFATKTAAPAANGGLDLVMPGPEGPWGEALVAAVEAGEVPMSVIDDHLNRLLVLSARVGALGVHRQYPTDLPTPASNVRKEQLTRLAATGMTVLTNRDGTLPLRKAQSVALIGRHAIDTVCMGGGSSEVHPPHQVSIAEGMAALAGTSVTVVDGVGVRARPAPTRRGVLLEPRTREPGIHFVLRSADGSVIEERSSASAITTVGWDDDLEEEVAAIEFRAVITLDGPVDVGGIGVGDWVVRVADHAFECTAGEPVADTETSRPGPSMDEILGGALQLPPFWRNTAVVSSGTEISGVIRRPMSPGRFAVTVAPAQRSSDDAIAEATEAAAAADVAVVVVGNTDEQETEAFDKSTLYMEGDQDAMVEAVASAARRTVVVVNAATPVIMPWRDKVDAILWAGLPGQEAGHAVAAALYGSIEPSGRLVTTFPVGDGQSPAWSVTPTDGDLNYTEGPFIGYRGHHAGRAPEPSFWFGHGLGYSSWEYRDARLTGQSSVRVNVSNVGDRESREVVQLYFDPVEPDQPVRLVGWQGVTIPAGSAADVEVSADSRMLRRWDTSSSSWTPLSGRGQFILARGLGDVRATLDAVRAQT; from the coding sequence GTGGACAGCCACAGTCCCAAACCTGTCGATACCCGTTCGGAGACACCGAATCATACAGACCTGATCGCGAAGCTCGACCTTCGATCGAAAGTCCGACTCCTCACCGGTGCAACGACATTCACCACCGCCGCGGAGGACTCGATCGGACTCGGCGAGGTGCGCTTGTCCGATGGCCCGACGGGCGTTCGAGGGCTCGACTCCAGCGGAGTGCGTCAGGTGGCGCTGTTTCCCAACGCAACGGTGCTGGCCTCGAGCTGGGACACCGGCTTGCTCTACGAGACCGGCCGAATTCTCGCGGAAGAGGCACTGGCCCAACAGATACACGTGGTCCTCGGCCCGACGATCAACCTCCACCGCTCCCCTCTAGGAGGTCGTATCTTCGAGGCGTACTCCGAGGACCCACTGTTGACCGGCAACCTCGCGACCGCATATGTGCGAGGAATGCAGGACACGGGTGTCGGCGCCTGCCTCAAGCACCTGATCGCCAACGAGTCCGAGACTCAACGACACACCATGAACAGTGTCGTCGACGAGGCCACCCTCCGCGAGTTGTACCTTCTGCCGTTCGAGATCGCGGTCGCGGAATCCGACCCTTGGTCGATCATGGCTGCCTACAACAACATCAACGGGGTTGCTGCCACAGAGCAGGTGCACGTCAACACCGAAATCACAAAGGGGGAATGGAACTACAGCGGTTTGATCATGTCCGACTGGTTTGCCACCAAGACTGCGGCGCCCGCCGCCAACGGGGGGCTGGATCTGGTCATGCCCGGCCCCGAAGGTCCTTGGGGCGAGGCTCTGGTCGCCGCCGTGGAGGCGGGCGAGGTTCCGATGTCGGTGATCGACGATCACCTCAATCGTCTCTTGGTGCTGTCCGCGCGAGTCGGTGCGCTCGGCGTGCACCGGCAATACCCCACGGATCTACCCACACCGGCTTCAAACGTACGAAAGGAGCAACTGACTCGACTCGCCGCCACCGGCATGACCGTCTTGACCAACCGCGACGGCACCCTCCCGCTGCGGAAAGCCCAGTCGGTGGCCCTGATTGGCAGGCACGCCATCGATACGGTGTGCATGGGAGGCGGGTCCTCAGAGGTCCACCCGCCCCACCAGGTCAGTATCGCCGAGGGCATGGCCGCGCTAGCTGGCACATCGGTCACCGTCGTGGACGGCGTTGGCGTCCGTGCCCGGCCCGCTCCCACGCGGCGGGGCGTCCTACTCGAGCCGCGCACCCGTGAACCCGGAATCCATTTCGTGTTGCGTTCCGCGGACGGTTCGGTCATTGAGGAACGGAGTTCTGCCTCGGCAATCACGACCGTCGGCTGGGACGACGATCTCGAGGAGGAAGTCGCGGCGATCGAGTTCCGTGCCGTGATCACGCTGGACGGACCAGTCGATGTGGGCGGAATCGGTGTCGGCGACTGGGTCGTCCGAGTCGCTGACCATGCATTCGAATGCACCGCGGGTGAGCCGGTGGCGGATACCGAGACCAGTCGCCCGGGTCCGTCGATGGACGAGATTCTCGGCGGAGCATTGCAGCTGCCACCGTTCTGGCGCAACACCGCGGTGGTCAGTTCCGGCACCGAGATCAGCGGTGTCATCCGGCGACCCATGAGTCCGGGAAGATTTGCCGTGACAGTGGCCCCCGCACAGCGCAGCAGCGACGACGCCATTGCCGAAGCGACGGAGGCCGCCGCTGCTGCCGATGTCGCGGTGGTCGTGGTCGGCAACACCGACGAACAAGAAACCGAAGCCTTCGACAAGTCGACGCTGTATATGGAGGGCGATCAGGACGCGATGGTCGAGGCCGTCGCGTCAGCGGCCAGGAGGACCGTGGTGGTGGTCAACGCCGCGACACCCGTGATCATGCCCTGGCGTGACAAGGTGGACGCCATTCTGTGGGCCGGGCTGCCGGGCCAGGAAGCCGGTCACGCAGTCGCGGCCGCCCTGTACGGCTCCATCGAGCCGTCGGGTCGACTGGTCACCACGTTCCCCGTCGGGGACGGACAGAGCCCTGCCTGGTCGGTGACGCCGACCGACGGCGACCTGAACTACACGGAGGGTCCCTTCATCGGATATCGAGGGCATCATGCCGGTCGTGCCCCGGAGCCGAGTTTCTGGTTCGGTCATGGCCTGGGCTACTCGTCATGGGAGTACCGGGATGCACGCTTGACCGGGCAATCGAGCGTACGCGTGAACGTATCCAACGTAGGAGACCGGGAGAGCCGAGAGGTGGTCCAGTTGTACTTCGACCCAGTCGAACCGGACCAGCCGGTGCGTCTGGTCGGCTGGCAGGGCGTGACCATCCCGGCCGGATCCGCTGCCGATGTGGAAGTGTCGGCCGACTCGCGCATGCTCCGGCGATGGGACACGTCCTCGTCGTCGTGGACACCACTGTCGGGCCGTGGACAGTTCATTCTCGCTCGCGGTCTCGGCGATGTCCGCGCCACCCTCGACGCCGTGCGGGCACAGACCTGA
- a CDS encoding GntR family transcriptional regulator, with translation MSAPRVVVRSDDLLPPYEQIRRQIAALIMSGQLSPGDKLPSLRQLAKDLDVAVGTVARAYRDLEQEGWVESRRGKVTRVASTRPQSASRPSPDLLERLARDYLTAVVAAGFDADDALSALSAVQAENGRP, from the coding sequence ATGAGTGCCCCGCGAGTTGTCGTACGGTCTGACGATCTCCTTCCTCCGTACGAGCAGATACGTAGGCAGATTGCCGCTCTCATCATGTCCGGACAGCTCTCACCCGGGGACAAACTTCCGTCGTTGCGGCAACTTGCGAAAGACCTCGACGTTGCGGTGGGCACTGTCGCACGCGCGTATCGAGACCTCGAGCAGGAAGGGTGGGTGGAGTCGCGACGTGGCAAAGTGACCCGCGTCGCGAGTACGCGACCGCAGTCTGCTTCCAGACCTTCACCCGATCTGCTCGAGCGGCTGGCCAGGGACTACCTCACCGCAGTAGTGGCCGCCGGGTTCGACGCCGACGACGCGCTGTCGGCGCTTTCGGCTGTACAAGCGGAGAACGGTCGACCGTAG
- a CDS encoding VOC family protein, whose product MEILSSRTILRPRDYATTLGFYRDVLGLATAREYPGGTVFFAGQGLIEIAGHGGTGMSSSFDGALWLQVRDLTVAQTELVLAGVKIDRDARQEPWGLYEMWIRDPDGIPIVLVEIPEDHPLRRDSRPKSDG is encoded by the coding sequence GTGGAGATCCTCAGCAGCAGGACGATTCTGCGGCCCCGGGACTACGCGACGACGTTGGGTTTCTACCGCGACGTCCTCGGTCTCGCCACTGCCCGCGAGTACCCCGGCGGGACGGTCTTCTTCGCGGGCCAGGGTCTGATCGAAATTGCCGGGCACGGCGGCACCGGTATGTCGTCGTCGTTCGACGGCGCGTTGTGGCTGCAAGTTCGCGATCTCACAGTCGCCCAGACGGAACTGGTTCTGGCCGGTGTCAAGATCGATCGCGATGCACGGCAGGAGCCGTGGGGCCTGTACGAGATGTGGATCAGGGACCCGGACGGAATCCCGATCGTGTTGGTGGAGATTCCCGAAGACCACCCCCTTCGCCGCGACTCCCGGCCCAAGAGTGATGGCTGA
- the menE gene encoding o-succinylbenzoate--CoA ligase produces the protein MTNLLTTLAVPSGPDAVGLLPHLSAILDGTEPAALPVPAADERETRRLTEALRPGDPIDEGVSLVVSTSGTTGVPKGAMLTAAALRASGEATHARLGGPGSWLLALPAHHIAGMQVLLRSVLAGTEPVVVDVAGGFDPELLPAAVAAMPGSRRYTSLVPTQLVKALDHPRAVDALASLDAVLLGGAAAPVTVLQRAADAGVSVVRTYGMSETCGGCVYDGVPLDGVRVRIDDDRVLLGGPQLASGYRGLPDHSAFAEPGWFRTDDAGTLTDGILSITGRLDEAISTGGLTVVPQVVEAALAAHPAVRECTVIGLPDERLGRRIAAIVIAEPGIAPTLDDLRSFVERTLDPTAAPRELHLVDSFPLRGPGKVNRRALEAKFG, from the coding sequence ATGACGAATTTGCTCACCACGCTCGCTGTGCCCTCAGGGCCCGACGCAGTCGGTCTCCTGCCGCATTTGTCCGCGATTCTCGATGGCACCGAACCGGCTGCCCTACCTGTGCCCGCCGCCGACGAACGTGAGACCCGGCGGCTCACCGAGGCGCTACGTCCCGGTGATCCGATCGACGAAGGCGTCTCGCTCGTCGTGTCGACTTCCGGCACGACGGGTGTGCCGAAGGGGGCCATGCTCACCGCGGCCGCACTCCGCGCCAGCGGTGAGGCCACACACGCACGGCTGGGCGGGCCCGGATCCTGGCTTCTGGCCCTACCCGCCCACCACATCGCCGGAATGCAAGTGCTGCTGCGCAGTGTGCTCGCCGGCACCGAACCCGTCGTCGTGGATGTCGCAGGCGGATTCGACCCCGAACTCCTCCCGGCGGCAGTCGCTGCGATGCCTGGTTCGCGCCGGTACACCTCCCTGGTTCCGACCCAGCTGGTCAAAGCTCTCGACCATCCCCGAGCAGTCGACGCGCTGGCATCTCTGGACGCGGTCCTGCTCGGTGGGGCCGCTGCTCCGGTGACGGTGCTACAGCGTGCCGCGGATGCAGGCGTCTCCGTCGTTCGCACGTATGGGATGAGCGAGACGTGCGGCGGGTGCGTGTACGACGGTGTACCCCTCGACGGCGTTCGCGTCCGAATCGATGATGACCGCGTTCTCCTCGGCGGCCCTCAGCTCGCGTCCGGCTACCGCGGCCTCCCCGACCACTCCGCATTCGCGGAACCAGGATGGTTCCGCACCGACGACGCCGGGACGCTCACCGACGGTATTCTCTCGATCACCGGCAGACTGGACGAGGCCATCTCCACCGGCGGTCTCACCGTGGTCCCGCAAGTCGTCGAGGCCGCTCTCGCCGCACACCCCGCGGTTCGCGAATGCACCGTGATCGGTCTGCCCGACGAGCGATTGGGCCGGCGTATCGCCGCGATCGTCATCGCCGAGCCGGGCATCGCACCAACCCTGGACGATCTCCGGTCTTTCGTCGAGCGCACCCTCGATCCCACCGCCGCACCCCGCGAGCTCCACCTTGTCGATTCCTTTCCACTCCGCGGTCCGGGCAAGGTGAACCGGCGCGCTCTCGAGGCCAAGTTCGGCTGA
- a CDS encoding 1,4-dihydroxy-2-naphthoate polyprenyltransferase has protein sequence MATAAQWIEGARPRTLPNAIAPVLVGTGAAASLGGAVWWKAVLALTVSLALIVGVNFANDYSDGIRGTDDDRVGPLRLVGSRLVEPSTVKLAAVGCFSVAAVAGLVLAITTAWWLVLIGALCIAGAWYYTGGSKPYGYSGFGEVAVFVFFGLVAVLGTQYVQAETVDWVGLVSAIGVGSFSSAVLVANNLRDIPTDTESGKRTLAVRLGDSRTRILHLAALAVPFVATLILTLHTPWALTGLLALPLAVRANSPVRSGETGLALIPALRDSGLAMLIWGAATAAALSVA, from the coding sequence ATGGCAACGGCTGCTCAATGGATCGAAGGCGCACGTCCGCGCACCCTCCCGAACGCAATCGCCCCTGTACTCGTGGGCACCGGGGCGGCAGCCTCGCTGGGGGGCGCGGTGTGGTGGAAAGCAGTACTGGCGTTGACGGTTTCCCTCGCGTTGATCGTGGGTGTGAACTTCGCCAACGACTACTCGGATGGAATCCGCGGCACCGACGATGATCGAGTCGGGCCACTGCGCCTCGTCGGGTCGAGACTGGTCGAACCTTCGACCGTGAAGCTCGCGGCTGTGGGGTGCTTCTCCGTCGCCGCGGTGGCAGGTCTGGTACTCGCCATCACGACGGCCTGGTGGCTGGTTCTGATCGGCGCCCTGTGCATCGCGGGCGCGTGGTACTACACCGGCGGATCGAAGCCATACGGATACAGCGGCTTCGGCGAAGTCGCCGTTTTCGTGTTCTTCGGCCTCGTCGCAGTGCTTGGCACCCAGTACGTGCAGGCTGAGACAGTCGACTGGGTCGGCCTCGTCTCCGCAATCGGGGTCGGGTCGTTCTCCAGCGCTGTACTCGTGGCCAACAATCTGCGCGACATTCCCACCGACACCGAGTCGGGCAAGCGCACACTCGCGGTCCGTCTCGGCGACTCCCGCACGCGCATACTCCATCTCGCCGCCTTGGCGGTTCCCTTCGTCGCGACGCTGATTCTCACGTTGCACACACCGTGGGCGCTGACCGGACTACTCGCTCTGCCCCTCGCGGTGCGGGCCAACTCCCCAGTGCGCTCGGGTGAAACCGGCCTCGCACTGATCCCCGCGCTTCGAGATTCGGGGCTCGCGATGCTGATCTGGGGTGCCGCAACCGCCGCAGCCTTGTCGGTCGCCTGA
- a CDS encoding phage holin family protein has product MTFLVRLVINAFAIWLAAELLAGIDIASSGRGTGWDFAVLLGIALIFTVVNIFVRPLVKLLSLPLLILTLGLFTLVINALMLMLTAWLSSQTDYGLTVDGFWTALWGSLIISVVNFVLGVAVPDRR; this is encoded by the coding sequence ATGACCTTCTTGGTGCGTCTTGTCATCAACGCTTTCGCAATCTGGCTTGCCGCGGAACTGTTAGCCGGCATCGACATTGCCAGTTCGGGCAGGGGGACCGGGTGGGACTTCGCGGTCCTGCTCGGGATCGCACTGATCTTCACGGTTGTCAACATCTTCGTCAGACCACTGGTGAAGCTGTTGTCGTTGCCGTTGCTGATCCTGACGCTCGGACTGTTCACCCTGGTGATCAATGCGCTGATGCTGATGCTCACCGCCTGGCTGAGCTCGCAGACCGACTACGGGCTGACCGTCGACGGGTTCTGGACCGCCCTATGGGGAAGTCTGATCATCTCGGTCGTCAACTTCGTGCTCGGAGTCGCCGTTCCCGATCGCAGGTGA
- a CDS encoding lysophospholipid acyltransferase family protein: MGRPEVSLENYGDVYEFYRDHQQNRVLAKLAYAALYAKYRPRVRYADGAEARLVELLNLGTVLIIAANHISHSDQYTLAATAWKSPLRRVIGRTRVLAKDELFVDPDLRKKLDMMGSIPVFRSKNHGLRAVADAGRLMMDISADRLSRGDCLAIFPEGTCNEEDQTTLQSINSGIGHIVKRAGERGVSPVLLSIGISYGPDAHGPDTENVKSASVYVGQPVSDLPTKPIDIAHAVQEDLQNVVDRAVALY; the protein is encoded by the coding sequence ATGGGCAGGCCCGAGGTTTCTCTCGAGAACTACGGCGACGTATACGAGTTCTACCGCGACCATCAGCAGAATCGTGTGCTGGCGAAGTTGGCCTACGCGGCTTTGTACGCGAAGTACAGGCCCCGGGTCCGGTATGCGGACGGGGCCGAGGCGCGGTTGGTTGAATTGCTGAATTTGGGCACAGTGTTGATCATCGCCGCCAATCACATATCCCACAGTGACCAGTACACGCTCGCGGCCACCGCCTGGAAGTCACCACTGCGCCGGGTGATCGGACGCACCCGAGTGCTTGCAAAGGACGAACTGTTCGTCGACCCGGATCTGCGCAAGAAGCTCGACATGATGGGCAGTATCCCGGTGTTCCGCAGCAAGAATCACGGTCTCCGAGCGGTGGCTGATGCGGGCCGACTGATGATGGACATCTCAGCCGATCGACTCAGTCGCGGCGACTGCCTGGCGATCTTTCCCGAGGGAACCTGCAACGAGGAGGATCAGACCACGCTGCAGTCGATCAACAGCGGCATCGGGCACATCGTGAAGCGCGCCGGCGAGCGCGGAGTCTCCCCCGTGCTGCTGTCGATCGGAATCAGTTACGGGCCCGACGCCCACGGTCCTGACACCGAGAACGTGAAATCGGCGAGCGTGTACGTCGGGCAGCCCGTTTCCGACCTGCCTACGAAGCCGATCGATATCGCTCACGCTGTGCAGGAGGATCTGCAGAACGTAGTCGACCGAGCGGTTGCCCTGTACTGA
- a CDS encoding GNAT family N-acetyltransferase: MIRSAVSTDLTTIQDIEIAAGAVFRDIGMDAVADDPPFTLEELTEYLRTECVWVAVDAHDTPVAYALVALVDGAAHIEQVSVHPGHARRRLGALLLDEISAWAAERGLSALTLTTFADVPWNAPYYERLGFRPIQERDLTPGLFRIREAEARHGLTAWPRVTMTRPVTGPLGAVEPARQPG; this comes from the coding sequence GTGATCCGCTCGGCTGTTTCTACAGACTTGACCACTATTCAAGACATCGAAATCGCTGCGGGCGCGGTGTTTCGTGACATCGGAATGGACGCCGTCGCCGACGATCCCCCATTCACCCTCGAAGAGCTGACCGAATACCTTCGCACCGAATGCGTCTGGGTGGCAGTCGATGCTCACGACACCCCGGTCGCCTACGCCCTCGTCGCCCTCGTCGACGGCGCCGCGCACATCGAGCAAGTCTCCGTGCATCCCGGCCACGCACGCAGGCGTCTCGGTGCGCTCCTCCTCGACGAGATCTCCGCATGGGCAGCCGAGCGCGGACTCAGCGCTCTGACGCTCACGACGTTCGCGGACGTGCCTTGGAACGCCCCCTACTACGAACGGCTGGGATTTCGCCCAATCCAGGAAAGGGACTTGACTCCCGGCCTTTTCCGGATCCGTGAGGCCGAGGCGCGGCACGGCCTCACGGCGTGGCCACGAGTCACGATGACCCGACCGGTCACCGGTCCACTGGGAGCGGTCGAACCGGCGCGTCAGCCCGGCTGA
- a CDS encoding PLP-dependent cysteine synthase family protein yields MTNRDEAVIDRSLPRGWVDNAVRLIEADAQRSADTHLLRYPLPAEWGVQLYLKDESTHITGSLKHRLARSLFLYAICNGWITEGTTVIEASSGSTAVSEAYFAKMLGLDFVAVMPRSTSGAKIALIEAQGGRCHFIDQPSEIYGEARRLAAETNGHFMDQFTHAERATDWRGNNNIAESIYEQMSREEHPVPEWIVMGAGTGGTSATLGRYIRYRRHATRLLVVDPENSAFFGGYAANSCEYATGMPSRIEGIGRPRVEPSFVGQVIDRMMRVPDAASIATARHASSALGRRVGGSTGTNLWGAFTIVAQMRAAGRTGSVATILCDGGERYADTYFDDDWVAGEGLDLERPTAVLDAFAATGMWEGQPG; encoded by the coding sequence GTGACCAACCGCGACGAGGCGGTCATAGACCGTAGTCTTCCTCGTGGGTGGGTGGACAACGCTGTCCGTCTCATCGAGGCCGACGCGCAACGCAGCGCTGACACCCACCTTCTGCGCTACCCGCTACCGGCGGAATGGGGCGTGCAGCTCTACCTGAAGGATGAGTCGACCCATATCACCGGCAGCCTGAAGCATCGGCTGGCACGGTCGCTCTTCCTGTATGCGATCTGCAACGGGTGGATAACCGAGGGGACCACTGTCATCGAGGCGTCGTCGGGGTCGACCGCGGTCAGCGAGGCGTACTTCGCGAAAATGCTGGGTCTCGACTTTGTCGCGGTCATGCCGCGCAGCACCAGCGGCGCGAAGATCGCCCTCATCGAGGCTCAGGGCGGACGGTGTCACTTCATCGATCAGCCTTCGGAGATCTACGGTGAGGCGCGCCGGCTCGCGGCAGAGACGAACGGTCATTTCATGGATCAGTTCACGCATGCGGAACGGGCAACGGACTGGCGCGGCAACAACAACATCGCCGAATCGATCTACGAGCAGATGAGTCGTGAAGAGCATCCTGTGCCCGAGTGGATCGTGATGGGTGCCGGCACCGGTGGTACGAGTGCAACGCTCGGTCGGTACATCCGGTATCGCAGACACGCGACACGGCTGCTCGTGGTGGATCCGGAGAACTCGGCGTTCTTCGGAGGCTACGCGGCCAACTCGTGCGAGTACGCGACAGGCATGCCCTCGCGCATCGAGGGCATCGGGCGACCCCGGGTGGAGCCGTCGTTCGTCGGACAGGTCATCGACAGAATGATGCGGGTTCCCGACGCCGCATCCATCGCCACGGCGCGGCACGCCAGTTCCGCGCTCGGGCGCCGGGTAGGGGGTTCTACCGGCACGAATCTATGGGGCGCATTCACCATCGTTGCTCAGATGCGCGCTGCCGGCCGCACCGGCAGCGTCGCGACGATCCTGTGCGATGGCGGAGAACGCTACGCAGACACCTATTTCGACGATGATTGGGTGGCAGGCGAGGGCCTCGATCTCGAGCGCCCGACCGCGGTGCTCGACGCATTCGCGGCAACGGGGATGTGGGAAGGTCAGCCGGGCTGA
- a CDS encoding DUF4229 domain-containing protein, whose translation MSDPSEKPEDQVESSASAKAGAAKKGGTRTDGGRVTKGQLGRDVAMYSIARLLLVLVIGAVIFGGAELAGVAIPLLVTAVFAVLIALPLSLVMFSTLRRRVNEGIAAFDAQRRADQADLRARLRGEDTSR comes from the coding sequence GTGAGTGATCCATCCGAGAAGCCAGAAGACCAGGTAGAGTCCTCCGCGTCGGCGAAGGCGGGCGCCGCGAAGAAGGGCGGCACGAGGACAGACGGCGGGCGGGTGACGAAGGGGCAGTTGGGCCGCGATGTCGCGATGTATTCGATCGCCAGGCTCCTCCTCGTTCTCGTGATCGGTGCAGTCATCTTCGGCGGCGCCGAACTCGCCGGTGTAGCGATCCCGTTGCTGGTGACAGCGGTATTCGCGGTCCTGATCGCACTCCCGTTGTCGCTGGTGATGTTCTCGACGCTTCGTCGCCGGGTCAATGAAGGCATCGCGGCGTTCGACGCCCAACGACGCGCTGATCAGGCAGACCTTCGTGCCAGACTCCGCGGCGAGGACACCTCTCGGTGA
- a CDS encoding BldC family transcriptional regulator, translated as MSAPPDNGSRFRATTDALMTPGQVAVLFHVDPKTVTRWAHAGRLGSLRTPGGHRRFREAEVMQLLRSLTTEPGHTVPTAAGRT; from the coding sequence ATGAGCGCACCCCCCGACAACGGATCCAGATTCAGGGCAACCACAGATGCCCTCATGACTCCGGGCCAGGTGGCTGTCCTGTTCCATGTGGATCCAAAAACAGTCACCCGTTGGGCACACGCCGGCAGGCTCGGATCACTACGCACACCCGGCGGGCACCGCCGTTTCCGCGAAGCCGAGGTAATGCAGTTACTCCGTTCGCTGACGACGGAGCCGGGGCACACCGTGCCGACTGCAGCTGGCCGTACGTGA